A genomic stretch from Antarcticibacterium flavum includes:
- a CDS encoding Gmad2 immunoglobulin-like domain-containing protein — protein sequence MRFFLMFFLIISSVSCKENGGDQGENESQGDKLQTEANEIKAGELQNYTSREWGVSFDHPDYFQVYEGELAPNSPVVNIFPVNEGVSPPLGIHEEARHTYIAIIPHGYGVDGPAGKMKSIKDWDGGLPINFNIDRESSTVYLLENEEPWGFLINFQQPPEKWQEYGSIFVRLGVRDFKAVCEDKEQSNEIPMASCDPMAGDVVKYYGEVMQEERQAVYAILRSLQFFTDSKNLEPLEDLIQVEFPGYNAQITSPVKIGGQAKGYWFFEAVAPVELVDEDHRLLGEGTVTAQGEWMTEDFVPFEGSLEFEKPSKEKGCLIFKRANASGKPEHDRALYIPVKF from the coding sequence ATGAGATTTTTTTTAATGTTTTTTCTAATTATATCTTCAGTCTCCTGTAAGGAGAATGGAGGTGATCAAGGTGAAAATGAATCTCAGGGCGACAAACTTCAAACTGAAGCGAATGAGATCAAAGCCGGGGAGCTTCAGAATTACACATCAAGAGAATGGGGAGTTAGCTTTGATCATCCCGATTATTTTCAAGTTTATGAGGGGGAGCTCGCTCCCAATTCTCCTGTGGTCAACATATTTCCGGTAAATGAAGGTGTCTCGCCTCCCCTGGGAATTCACGAGGAGGCAAGACATACCTATATAGCGATAATTCCCCACGGCTATGGGGTTGATGGCCCGGCAGGGAAAATGAAATCAATTAAGGACTGGGATGGGGGCCTGCCAATCAACTTTAATATAGACAGGGAAAGCTCTACAGTTTATCTTCTGGAAAACGAGGAGCCCTGGGGTTTTCTCATCAATTTTCAGCAACCGCCTGAAAAATGGCAGGAATACGGTAGTATTTTCGTGAGGTTAGGTGTAAGGGATTTTAAGGCTGTTTGTGAAGATAAGGAACAGTCAAATGAAATACCTATGGCCAGCTGTGATCCTATGGCCGGGGATGTTGTAAAATATTACGGGGAGGTGATGCAGGAGGAGAGACAGGCTGTTTATGCTATTTTAAGATCCTTGCAATTCTTTACCGATAGCAAAAATTTGGAACCTCTGGAAGACCTAATACAGGTGGAGTTTCCCGGGTATAATGCGCAAATAACATCCCCGGTAAAGATAGGGGGACAGGCAAAGGGCTATTGGTTCTTTGAAGCTGTTGCCCCGGTTGAACTGGTAGACGAAGATCATCGATTATTAGGTGAAGGTACTGTTACTGCCCAAGGGGAGTGGATGACCGAAGATTTTGTGCCTTTTGAAGGTAGTTTAGAGTTTGAAAAACCTTCTAAAGAAAAAGGTTGTCTTATTTTCAAAAGAGCAAATGCTTCAGGTAAACCAGAGCATGATCGCGCTTTATATATTCCGGTAAAATTTTAA
- a CDS encoding pyrophosphohydrolase domain-containing protein, with the protein MKNKLAAVQEFHKAFGLGVNGNPIADLGEAKNRLRYELMKEENEEYLEAAMNNDLTEVADALGDMLYILCGTILEHGMQYKIEEVFNEIQRSNMSKLGLDGKPVLREDGKVLKGPNYFSPQLKRLFDPEQDL; encoded by the coding sequence ATGAAAAATAAACTGGCGGCAGTGCAGGAGTTCCATAAAGCCTTTGGTCTTGGGGTAAATGGCAACCCCATAGCCGATCTTGGAGAGGCTAAAAATAGGTTGAGGTATGAACTAATGAAAGAAGAAAATGAGGAATACCTGGAAGCGGCTATGAATAATGACCTTACTGAGGTGGCCGATGCCCTGGGGGATATGCTATATATTCTTTGCGGAACTATTCTTGAGCACGGCATGCAATATAAGATCGAGGAGGTTTTCAATGAGATCCAGCGCAGCAATATGAGCAAGCTGGGCCTTGATGGTAAACCGGTTTTAAGAGAAGACGGCAAGGTGCTCAAAGGCCCTAATTATTTCAGCCCCCAACTTAAGAGATTATTCGATCCTGAACAGGATCTTTAA
- a CDS encoding GyrI-like domain-containing protein produces MKILKYLFFLLLIVIIAGAIYVATQKGEYHIEETMIINAPLPVVYNEVNNLSNWGDWGPWRKEANDVIVDDITGDTRGEGAGFAWKSNELGDGSITTTRAIPFNAIDQVVEHHPTFADSESRMYWKFEEVEEGTKVTVGLEGNQTFREKLGFVFSNNSISQTMRPRLERSLDRLQNTVIQKMSVYSINVDGITTHGGGFYMYTSTSSKISQIPLRMKNMVTELRNYMETNNIPEVGEPFVLYNNWNDQNNSAIYSTGIFTPNMVITPQESDILNGMMPVQRVVKTTLKGEYSNLEEAWEAAYSYLEENNLQADEEKQPFEVYRTTEETTPNPANWVTEIYIPLLETPTQSPE; encoded by the coding sequence ATGAAAATATTGAAATACCTGTTCTTCTTATTGTTGATAGTAATTATTGCAGGTGCCATTTATGTAGCTACCCAAAAGGGTGAATATCATATAGAAGAGACAATGATTATAAATGCTCCCTTACCGGTGGTTTACAACGAGGTAAATAACCTGTCAAACTGGGGCGATTGGGGCCCCTGGCGAAAAGAGGCAAATGATGTTATTGTTGATGATATAACCGGGGATACCAGAGGTGAAGGTGCCGGCTTTGCCTGGAAGAGCAATGAACTGGGGGATGGCAGTATTACAACCACAAGGGCTATCCCATTTAACGCTATTGACCAGGTAGTGGAACATCACCCTACCTTTGCTGATTCTGAATCCCGCATGTACTGGAAATTTGAAGAAGTTGAAGAGGGAACAAAGGTAACTGTTGGGCTGGAAGGAAATCAAACCTTTCGTGAAAAGCTTGGATTTGTTTTTAGTAATAATTCAATATCTCAAACAATGCGCCCAAGGTTGGAGCGAAGTTTGGACCGTTTACAAAATACAGTTATTCAAAAAATGAGTGTCTACTCCATTAATGTAGATGGAATAACCACCCACGGAGGAGGTTTTTATATGTACACTTCTACATCCTCAAAGATTAGCCAGATCCCTTTAAGAATGAAAAATATGGTTACTGAATTAAGGAATTATATGGAGACTAATAACATTCCTGAAGTTGGTGAGCCTTTTGTCCTTTATAACAACTGGAATGATCAAAATAACAGCGCCATCTACTCAACAGGTATTTTCACCCCTAACATGGTTATTACTCCACAGGAAAGCGATATTTTGAATGGGATGATGCCTGTTCAAAGAGTAGTAAAGACTACTCTTAAAGGAGAATATTCCAACCTGGAGGAAGCCTGGGAAGCGGCATATTCTTACCTGGAGGAAAACAACCTGCAGGCAGACGAGGAGAAACAACCCTTTGAAGTATATCGAACTACTGAGGAGACAACTCCCAATCCTGCAAACTGGGTGACAGAGATTTATATTCCGCTTCTGGAAACCCCCACACAATCCCCGGAATAA
- a CDS encoding fluoride efflux transporter FluC: MKALLLVFIGGGLGSMLRFGVYKLLQLFSLASFYGTLTVNVLGSLILGALMGYLLKESYVSSNLFLFLATGFCGGFTTFSTFAFENQDFLRTGDYFHFLVYTGGSIVLGILAIVIGLYLSKLL; encoded by the coding sequence ATGAAGGCACTTCTCCTGGTATTTATAGGTGGTGGCCTTGGGAGTATGTTGAGATTTGGTGTTTATAAGCTTTTACAACTATTTTCTTTAGCATCTTTTTATGGTACCCTTACTGTCAATGTTTTGGGAAGTTTAATATTAGGTGCGCTCATGGGATACCTTTTAAAAGAAAGTTATGTCTCCAGTAATTTATTCCTCTTTCTGGCAACAGGTTTTTGTGGAGGCTTTACCACGTTCTCTACCTTCGCCTTTGAGAATCAGGACTTTCTTCGTACCGGTGATTATTTTCATTTCCTGGTATATACTGGTGGCAGTATTGTCTTAGGTATCCTTGCAATTGTTATAGGACTATATTTATCAAAATTACTATAG
- a CDS encoding P-II family nitrogen regulator, producing the protein MKKIEAIIRKSKFDEVKNALQEIGVTFFSYWDVTGVGNEQQGHVYRGVAYSTTDIQRRMLSIVVSQKFEERTIKVLLETAFTGQVGDGKIFVSTIEEAYRIRTGETGQTSLN; encoded by the coding sequence ATGAAAAAAATAGAGGCTATCATCAGGAAGTCCAAATTTGATGAGGTGAAAAATGCCCTTCAGGAAATAGGGGTTACCTTCTTTAGTTACTGGGACGTGACAGGAGTTGGAAATGAACAGCAGGGTCACGTTTACCGCGGGGTCGCCTACAGCACTACAGACATACAGCGCAGGATGTTATCCATTGTAGTATCACAAAAATTTGAGGAACGCACCATTAAGGTACTGCTTGAGACTGCTTTCACCGGGCAGGTAGGAGATGGAAAGATCTTCGTTTCTACTATTGAAGAAGCATACAGGATAAGAACAGGAGAAACCGGTCAAACTTCACTTAATTAA
- a CDS encoding ammonium transporter — translation METTLLTVNNLWMMICIALVFIMHLGFSLLEIGLTRSKNTINILFKNVMILIIGILTYSLVGFNLMYPGEEFAGSWFGFSNFGLLLPENGLSAGYHNGQYTFYTDFLFQAMFAATAATIVSGAVAERIKLSAFIIFSILYVGIIYPVTGMWKWGGGFLDELGFYDFAGSTLVHSVGGWAALMSVILLGARIGKFKNGQLSVIPGHSIPLATVGAFLLWFGWFGFNGGSVLSADPASTSLVLVTTCIAASAGGLGAYTVSRLRYKDNDLSMILNGILGGLVGITAGADVMGVTDALIIGFVAGILIVFSVAALDRLKLDDPVGAISVHLTCGIWGTLAVGIFGDLAGWNQILSQLTGILAIGIFCSLASFGIMLALKKSIGLRVTEIEEIEGLDAHEHGLAAYSSLGLNEG, via the coding sequence ATGGAAACTACACTTCTCACCGTCAATAACCTATGGATGATGATTTGCATCGCCCTGGTCTTTATCATGCATCTTGGCTTCTCTTTGCTGGAGATTGGCCTTACCCGGTCTAAGAATACCATTAATATACTTTTTAAGAATGTAATGATCCTTATTATTGGTATTCTTACCTATTCCCTGGTTGGATTTAACCTCATGTATCCCGGAGAGGAATTTGCCGGGAGCTGGTTTGGATTTTCCAATTTTGGACTCTTGTTACCAGAAAATGGCCTTTCAGCAGGATACCATAACGGCCAGTACACCTTTTATACAGATTTTTTATTCCAGGCAATGTTTGCTGCTACTGCCGCTACTATAGTCTCAGGAGCGGTTGCAGAAAGAATAAAACTTTCTGCTTTCATAATTTTTTCGATCCTGTATGTTGGGATCATATATCCAGTGACCGGAATGTGGAAATGGGGCGGCGGTTTCCTGGATGAACTGGGTTTTTATGATTTTGCAGGTTCCACTCTTGTGCATTCGGTGGGAGGCTGGGCCGCCTTAATGAGCGTGATCCTGCTTGGTGCCAGGATTGGAAAATTTAAGAACGGCCAATTAAGTGTCATTCCCGGCCACAGTATTCCCTTAGCTACTGTTGGAGCATTTCTGCTATGGTTTGGCTGGTTTGGATTTAATGGAGGTTCAGTCCTTTCAGCCGACCCTGCATCTACTTCCCTGGTCCTGGTAACTACCTGTATTGCTGCCTCTGCCGGTGGTCTTGGGGCATATACGGTTTCCAGGCTTCGCTATAAGGACAATGACCTCTCAATGATCCTCAACGGGATCCTTGGTGGGCTGGTTGGAATAACCGCCGGGGCAGATGTTATGGGTGTTACAGATGCTCTAATTATTGGATTTGTGGCAGGCATACTTATTGTTTTCTCTGTGGCTGCCCTCGACAGGCTTAAACTTGATGATCCTGTAGGAGCTATATCGGTTCACCTTACCTGCGGTATTTGGGGCACTCTTGCTGTGGGAATATTTGGCGACCTTGCAGGCTGGAACCAAATTTTATCACAGCTTACAGGTATTCTTGCAATAGGAATCTTTTGCTCCCTGGCATCCTTTGGGATTATGTTGGCCCTTAAAAAAAGTATTGGATTAAGAGTAACAGAGATCGAGGAGATAGAAGGGCTGGATGCCCACGAGCATGGCCTGGCCGCTTACTCTTCCCTTGGCCTAAACGAGGGATAA
- a CDS encoding MDR family MFS transporter → MLKHIYRSYIGSFSGLRREVWLLALITFINRAGTMVIPFLSLYLTKSRNFTLEEVGWILTFFGLGSVAGSWLGGRLTDAIGHYKTMAGSLLISSVLFVLLQFPTTFWGICIGIFLVMLAADAFRPAVFVAINAYSKPENRTRSITLIRLAINLGFSAGPAVGGLIIAGAGYSGLFWVDGITCFLAGILLLKLLHPKRALQNAAEIFLKPKAVLSDRPYLIFILAMILFGFIFIQYFSTMPLYYAERYFLSEFQIGLLLGFNGFMIFLLEMPLIKYLEGKLKSHLFHVITGCFLVGLSYLLINITGWAGILIVAMFFLTLGEMIAFPFSNSFALKRAEGGKQGSYMALYSIAFSISHIFGHNTGMQLISKFGYEFTWYVMLIMGLGACTLLFFAGSLTRKELRQVKGQIL, encoded by the coding sequence ATGTTAAAGCATATCTATAGATCTTATATCGGTTCATTTAGTGGATTAAGACGGGAAGTGTGGCTGCTTGCACTTATTACCTTCATAAACAGGGCAGGCACCATGGTAATACCATTCCTGTCTTTATACCTCACTAAAAGCCGTAATTTTACCCTGGAGGAGGTGGGCTGGATCCTTACCTTCTTTGGTTTGGGCTCTGTAGCGGGGTCCTGGCTGGGAGGAAGACTTACAGATGCTATTGGCCACTACAAAACCATGGCCGGTAGCCTCCTCATCTCTTCCGTTCTCTTCGTTCTGTTACAGTTTCCCACCACATTTTGGGGAATTTGTATAGGAATCTTCCTGGTGATGCTAGCGGCAGATGCCTTTCGGCCTGCGGTATTTGTTGCCATTAATGCGTATAGTAAACCAGAGAACCGTACCCGGTCCATTACACTAATTAGACTCGCAATTAACCTGGGATTTTCTGCAGGACCTGCCGTTGGCGGACTTATTATAGCAGGTGCAGGATACAGCGGACTATTTTGGGTAGACGGGATAACCTGCTTTCTTGCCGGTATACTATTACTCAAATTATTACATCCAAAAAGAGCCCTTCAAAATGCCGCTGAAATCTTCCTTAAACCAAAGGCTGTATTAAGTGACCGGCCATATTTGATCTTTATCCTGGCAATGATACTCTTCGGGTTTATTTTCATTCAGTATTTTTCTACCATGCCTTTATATTATGCTGAAAGATATTTCCTTTCAGAATTTCAAATAGGGCTCCTGCTTGGTTTTAATGGGTTTATGATATTTCTATTGGAAATGCCCCTAATTAAATATCTCGAGGGAAAACTGAAATCCCATTTGTTTCATGTGATCACAGGCTGTTTCCTGGTGGGTTTAAGTTACCTCCTTATTAATATTACCGGCTGGGCCGGGATCCTTATAGTCGCAATGTTCTTTTTAACTTTAGGAGAAATGATCGCTTTTCCTTTTTCCAACAGTTTTGCCCTCAAACGAGCTGAAGGGGGAAAACAAGGCTCCTACATGGCTCTTTACAGCATAGCTTTTTCTATAAGCCATATTTTTGGCCATAATACGGGAATGCAGCTTATAAGCAAATTTGGATATGAATTTACGTGGTATGTGATGCTTATCATGGGCCTGGGAGCCTGCACCCTGTTATTTTTTGCTGGGTCTTTAACCCGGAAAGAATTACGGCAGGTAAAGGGTCAAATCTTGTAA
- a CDS encoding DUF1328 domain-containing protein, whose protein sequence is MKNHTILFLVLTALSGLIGFIGISFAGIEVVRVLFLIFADLLIISILSRIFFSGTENMRLERVKK, encoded by the coding sequence ATGAAAAATCACACTATATTATTTTTAGTATTAACGGCCTTAAGTGGGCTAATAGGATTCATTGGAATTAGCTTTGCTGGTATAGAAGTGGTAAGGGTATTATTTTTGATCTTTGCAGATCTTCTTATTATTTCTATACTTTCAAGAATCTTCTTTTCCGGAACTGAGAATATGAGGCTCGAACGGGTGAAAAAATAA
- a CDS encoding DEAD/DEAH box helicase, producing MTFTQLELTEPLQKAVQQAGYKNPTPIQSQSIPAILNGRDILGCAQTGTGKTAAFSIPTIQLLSRSARKNGQKPAVRSLILTPTRELAIQIGESLAQYGSFSPLKHLVIFGGVPQHSQVQALKHGVDILVATPGRLLDLMDQGYISLSQLEIFTLDEADRMLDMGFVHDVKKVIKKIPAKRQTLFFSATMPDAIVDLANSILNNPLKVEVTPVSSTAEMIGQEVYFIDKTNKKKLLIDILKNGDDDRILVFTRTKHGANKVVKDLTKVGIKAEAIHGNKTQNARQKALKNFKDKTTRVLVATDIAARGIDIDELALVINYEIPNIAETYVHRIGRTGRAGASGKAISFCDFEEKAYLKDIQKLIDQKIPEVQGHSYPMEFFEIPEKKPQQRRPARNAGRQGNGNSASGKAQANRRFGRAKNK from the coding sequence ATGACATTTACACAATTAGAATTAACAGAGCCTTTACAGAAGGCAGTTCAACAGGCGGGATATAAAAATCCTACGCCAATACAATCTCAATCAATTCCGGCAATTTTAAATGGCCGGGATATTCTTGGCTGCGCCCAGACAGGGACAGGAAAAACAGCCGCATTCTCTATTCCCACTATTCAGCTTTTGAGCAGGAGCGCAAGGAAGAATGGACAAAAACCGGCGGTAAGGAGTTTGATCCTCACCCCTACCCGTGAACTAGCTATTCAAATTGGGGAAAGCCTGGCACAATATGGGTCTTTTAGTCCATTGAAGCATCTGGTAATCTTTGGCGGGGTGCCACAACATTCACAAGTACAAGCGCTTAAACATGGAGTGGATATTTTGGTAGCAACACCGGGAAGGTTACTGGATCTTATGGACCAGGGGTACATTTCCCTGTCCCAATTAGAAATATTCACGCTTGATGAGGCAGACAGGATGCTGGATATGGGATTTGTTCACGATGTGAAAAAGGTGATCAAGAAGATCCCTGCAAAAAGACAAACGCTTTTCTTCTCGGCTACAATGCCAGATGCCATCGTGGACCTCGCAAACAGTATTTTAAACAATCCCCTTAAAGTGGAAGTAACCCCGGTTTCTTCAACTGCTGAAATGATTGGACAGGAGGTTTATTTTATAGACAAAACCAATAAAAAGAAACTGCTCATAGATATCCTTAAAAATGGGGATGATGACAGGATCCTAGTTTTCACGAGGACAAAACATGGAGCAAACAAGGTCGTGAAGGACCTTACCAAGGTTGGTATTAAGGCTGAAGCCATTCACGGCAACAAAACCCAGAATGCCCGGCAAAAAGCCCTGAAGAACTTTAAGGATAAAACTACAAGGGTACTGGTTGCTACAGATATTGCTGCGCGGGGAATAGATATTGACGAACTCGCTCTGGTAATAAATTATGAGATCCCGAATATAGCGGAAACCTATGTACACAGGATTGGAAGAACTGGCCGTGCAGGGGCAAGCGGGAAGGCCATCTCTTTTTGTGACTTTGAAGAAAAAGCTTATCTTAAGGATATTCAGAAATTAATAGATCAAAAGATCCCTGAGGTTCAAGGTCATTCTTATCCAATGGAATTCTTTGAGATTCCTGAGAAGAAGCCTCAGCAAAGAAGGCCGGCACGAAATGCAGGCAGGCAGGGAAATGGAAATTCAGCTTCGGGTAAAGCACAGGCTAATAGAAGATTTGGAAGAGCAAAGAATAAATAA
- a CDS encoding class I SAM-dependent methyltransferase, which yields MEEQRINKGHSENYFGDYRDFWWNQEFLEMTAERLDLSKLGSMLDVGCGNGHWTRILAPYLQEDAKVTAVDNDPRWYEENKELKEFFNNSHRKFELKKGDAQNLPFPDESFDLVTCQTLLIHVPEPAKAIAEMKRVTRPGGTILCVEPNNIVQSLIKTSMTKNESIEETLDHIKYRLVIEKGKRNMGRGDNSLGDLLPGMFAAEDLKNIEVRLSDKAIAMYPPYDNEEQLATLKQWMKGSSWKSNTQKDIDFFSAAGEQYMPFYFEYQEKYANRDAHIMGALQREQYHAAGGSLMYLVSGKK from the coding sequence TTGGAAGAGCAAAGAATAAATAAAGGGCATTCAGAAAACTATTTCGGTGATTACAGGGACTTCTGGTGGAACCAGGAGTTCCTGGAAATGACCGCAGAAAGGCTGGACCTTAGTAAGCTGGGTTCTATGCTGGATGTTGGTTGCGGCAATGGCCATTGGACCAGGATCCTGGCACCTTACCTACAGGAGGATGCAAAGGTTACAGCAGTTGACAATGATCCACGATGGTATGAAGAGAATAAGGAGCTAAAAGAATTCTTTAATAATTCTCACAGGAAATTTGAATTAAAAAAAGGCGACGCCCAGAATCTTCCTTTTCCCGATGAAAGTTTTGACCTTGTTACCTGCCAGACATTGCTCATTCATGTTCCAGAACCTGCAAAAGCCATAGCCGAAATGAAACGAGTTACCCGGCCCGGGGGAACAATTCTTTGTGTGGAACCTAATAATATTGTACAAAGCCTTATTAAAACTTCAATGACTAAAAATGAGTCTATAGAGGAAACCCTGGACCATATAAAATACAGGCTCGTCATCGAAAAAGGAAAGCGTAATATGGGACGAGGAGATAATTCTCTTGGAGACCTTTTACCCGGGATGTTTGCCGCAGAGGATCTTAAGAATATTGAAGTAAGACTCTCAGATAAAGCTATAGCCATGTATCCTCCCTATGATAATGAGGAGCAACTGGCAACATTGAAGCAATGGATGAAGGGTAGTTCCTGGAAATCAAACACGCAGAAGGATATCGATTTCTTTAGTGCAGCAGGAGAACAGTATATGCCATTCTATTTTGAATACCAGGAGAAGTATGCCAACCGGGATGCTCACATTATGGGTGCCCTGCAACGGGAGCAGTACCACGCTGCCGGTGGCTCACTTATGTACCTGGTAAGCGGAAAGAAATAA
- a CDS encoding Lrp/AsnC family transcriptional regulator, with protein MPVDKLNWQILEALQKNARQSFSEIGRQVGLSSPAVAERVKKMEDAGIIKGYKAQVSYNKTGHQLKAVITLRAFMGRLKPFLEKVKEFREVINCYRITGNENIIMEVVLYDQAHLEEFIDKLITYGETKTHIILSSVVDQGPIKKRG; from the coding sequence ATGCCTGTAGATAAGCTAAACTGGCAGATACTGGAAGCCCTCCAAAAAAATGCCAGGCAATCCTTTTCAGAAATTGGGAGACAGGTAGGCCTCTCGTCCCCTGCGGTTGCAGAGAGGGTAAAGAAAATGGAAGATGCCGGGATCATTAAGGGGTATAAAGCCCAGGTGTCATACAACAAGACCGGCCACCAGCTAAAGGCGGTGATCACTTTGAGGGCATTTATGGGACGTTTGAAACCTTTTTTAGAAAAGGTAAAGGAATTTCGGGAAGTGATCAATTGTTACAGGATCACAGGGAATGAAAACATCATCATGGAAGTGGTTCTCTATGACCAGGCACATCTCGAGGAGTTCATCGACAAGCTTATTACCTATGGAGAAACAAAAACCCATATCATCCTTTCCAGTGTTGTAGACCAGGGGCCGATAAAAAAAAGGGGTTAA
- a CDS encoding MarC family protein: MENYWLFTIAVFTGFFAINSPVGNIPIFLSLTKQADRITKKNISKKATFTAFVIVTGFIIIGKYVFELFGITIPAFKITGGILIFFVGFEMIRAQESSIDNQTEVNFNEGISVSPLAIPILAGPGTIVTAMNFTTNAGYLQMGIIVAMVALIMWLNYLAFISSDYLVRFIGKNKIVVIEKIMGLIIAIIGTSMFIEGVKLAFLIPPAA; encoded by the coding sequence ATGGAAAATTATTGGTTATTTACAATAGCAGTCTTTACAGGTTTTTTTGCCATCAATAGTCCGGTAGGTAATATCCCTATTTTTCTAAGTCTTACCAAGCAGGCAGACAGGATCACCAAAAAAAATATTTCCAAAAAGGCCACTTTCACCGCTTTTGTGATCGTAACGGGTTTTATTATAATTGGGAAATACGTATTTGAATTGTTTGGAATCACAATTCCCGCATTTAAGATAACTGGGGGTATTCTTATTTTCTTTGTGGGATTTGAAATGATAAGGGCGCAGGAATCCAGTATCGATAACCAGACAGAGGTTAATTTTAATGAAGGAATTTCTGTGTCTCCTCTCGCGATTCCCATTCTTGCAGGTCCCGGTACTATAGTTACGGCAATGAACTTTACCACCAATGCAGGGTATCTACAAATGGGTATCATTGTCGCTATGGTAGCATTGATCATGTGGTTAAACTACCTGGCTTTTATTTCGAGTGATTACCTTGTGAGGTTTATAGGGAAAAATAAAATAGTAGTTATTGAAAAGATCATGGGATTGATCATTGCTATTATTGGAACCAGTATGTTCATTGAAGGGGTGAAGCTGGCATTCCTGATACCGCCTGCTGCCTAA